Part of the Xiphophorus couchianus chromosome 2, X_couchianus-1.0, whole genome shotgun sequence genome, GTGCATGccacatgaaatgttttttttcctgatgcGTAAAGTCGAAAGATTTTTCTACaatcctcttcctcttcagctAGAGAGTTGATTGCATAActaaaacaaacccaaacatttATGTTCAACAAGGGAATGTTAGTTGCTGAAGTTAGATGATGTTTCAAATTTTCTCTGGTGTTTTGCTGTCTTGGCCAGCCAGTGGCTTGTCAAGCATCACGGAGCCGAAGTATTTCAGCTTCTCAAcctgctttttctttcaaatgttgttGATAAGCATTTTGAACAATCTGGAAAAACCCACCAATAGGTGAATCCACAAATACTGAAACACTGTTTATTGATAAACTATCAGACAACATTTGCACACCTAATGTGATGTAGCTGTAAACCTTTTTGataatgggttttattttgtagagcCATGCAGTTATTTATTACGAAAAAGACTGACACTCTTGACCTTCACTTCTATTAGTAAGTATTATAAAAGAATAATGTGACACTTTTTGAGGTTCATATTGGCCACATCTGCCTTTTTGgagtgtgaatgggtgaatgtggtAATATTGTACAACGCTTTGAATGGTCAGAGAGATGCACAATATGAATTCAGTCCATTGAACATGGTTACAAGCAAGCAGAGACCACTAGTTTTGTCAAGGTGGTTTCTTAATTAAATGTCCTGAGGTGTCTTGTGTTCCTCATGGAACCTGTCTGACATGTCAGCGTTTTGGGTGTGACGATTAAGGGTTCAATAGAGACTCTGAATCCGTAGGGTGTAATGGACTTTGCCTTGTCAGACATAAACCCGAGAAAGGAGGTAGAAcatatatgaataaaaatgttggcTTTTTGGACCTGCTGTCATAAAaacctgtctttttctttccttgtctGTTTCAGAAGCTTAAAGTGACCTGCAGTCATGAGTCCCCGCTTCAGAGTGAACTTCAACACTATGATTTTTCTGGTTgtcctgcagggggcagcagtTGTGCTCTTCTGCAACTGGTACTACCAGCTGAGCCCCTGCGACTCCCCTCCCCGAAAAGGCAAAGTTCACGTTTTGCTGCTGTCGTCGTGGCGATCAGGTTCATCCTTCCTGGGTCAGGTTTTCAGTCAGCACCCGTCTGTTTTCTACCTCATGGAGCCCGGGTGGCACGTTTGGACCAAAATAGAGAAACCTGGTGCACGAGTTCTCCGAATGGCTGTGAGGGATCTAATGCGGAGCTTGTACCAGTGTGACTTCTCAGTGATGGATTCGTACATGCCTGAGAACTACAATATGTCCACCTTGTTTATGTTTCACCACAGTCGGGCACTGTGCTCACCTCCTGCATGCTCCCTCACACGGCGCAGTGACATGAGCAATGAGACTCTTTGCCAAAAGAAATGTGATTCTCAAGGTTTGGAGAAGGTGGAGAAGGCCTGCCACACGTACAGCCATGtggttttaaaagaaactcGTTTTTTTGAGCTGGAGTCGCTTTATCCCCTTTTTCAAGACCCAAACCTGGACCTCCGCATCGTTCACCTCGTTCGAGACCCGCGGGCCGTGATACGGTCGAGAGAGGAATCAGCCAAATCTTTTGACGTGGACAGCGCCATCGTCTTGGAGCAAAGAAACGTACCAGCAGCCAGTGTCCAGTACGAAGTGATGCAGGAGATCTGCAGGAGCCACGTACGCATCAATGAAAGAGCAATCCTGAAGCCACCTCCGTTTCTGAAAGGTCGCTACAAAATGATTCGGTATGAAGACGTGGCACGCAACCCGCTGAAAGAGATTAATGATATTTATGACTTTGTCGGTTTAGAGATGACCAATCAGATGGAGGAATGGATCTATAAGGTGACCCACGGAAAAGGGAAAGGCAGCAAGAAAGAGGCTTTCCAGATCACCTCTAGGAATGCCAATGAGGTGTCGCAGGCGTGGCGCACCTTACTGCAACACAGCAAGGTCAAACGCATTCAGGATCTGTGCAAAGGGGCCATGTCGTTGCTCGGCTACCGCACAGTTGACAGCGAAAAAGAGCAGAAGAGACTCGACATAGATCTGCTGGTTCCACGTGAACCTTATGAGTTCAGCTGGATTTCAGCTAAATCTCAGCGCACAGGGAGCAGCTAGAGCATCACGCCTCCTGTTTCAGGTCCTCTCAGAGGCAACAAGCTTGAATGGTCTCCCTGTCGCTGGTAAAGCTTGGCTTTGTGAGATACAGACACCTCAGACTGCCTGTCTTcaagatttgaataaaaattacaGCTATTTTGCGTGACAGTATAGCATGTAAAAGTGGGGTGAAAGACTCAGCAGAGGGTTCAGTAGAATTTACTGACATGTAGCCTTGTTCCTAACAACCTCTATGATAGATGGTTAGCTATGCAGGGTTTACACTCCATTGCATTTCACAGGACTTCCTTAAGGGTCACAATTGAGCTTGAAGACAAACTAATGGCACTTGTTTTCAGTGCTTTCCACTTTTTTCCCACTAACCTTTGTAtttgtatattatttaaatgatgaTGCAAACCTTAGCAAAATGGTCTCCATACACCCTATACTAATTAGCATACAGAGTTTATCTTAATATTCTTGGGTCCAGCGATTCCTGGAGTCTCTCTACTGCTTTAGAGGAGAAACTTGATTCTCACAATAACCAGGGGTTTCACCGGATAAATCTGATTTACCTAAATTTGTATACATTGGAATGATATGCGCTCATCCAGTCTCACATGTAATTTAGTGTAAATCAATGCGTTCTTTGACCAGTGTTGAGCAGGAAcacataggcctgtcacgataacaaattttgctgagcgattaattgtctcaaaaattattgcgataaacgataatattgtttgaagacctttttacactgatttaatggaaattaaGTAATAATACATgcaatttcctgccaaagatagatacacaaagaatatagaaatgacaagaggaggagttggagcaaaattgctaccgcagttgataaacccggtaacttttcagctgttcttcgttaacgtgatgtaaataggttataatgattttcattcagtcaggactgacactagccacatgcattgcaggtagattgtagtaaagcattgattaatacctggttttaaaattagttcactgaacttgtagccattattttgtgcccattgttggacaccacacggcaggatcgaacccgatcgaaccgttatacctaggatttctgtcggctaatgtgtggcctgtcaggttttgaaaatgggccgacaatcggccgacagctctaagatcctgtagtgtgcgctgggctttacactaaggaaatgaggaagggagggtcagtggagagcaccggagttgagccttttttcattcggtgtttcaacagaaagagaaaaaggccggaagaaaCGACAAAGCCAATAATTAAAATtaggtcgatagttttaatttatcgtacgattaattgatttattgtttatcgcgacagaCCTAGGAACACATTTATGAGGGTACGTGTATATTGCCTGAGAACGCCGAGCCTAATATGGCTTTTTATTCCTGAGGAACTTGAATAGAGCACAGCTCGTTGTGGTGTACTGATTTGGAGACGAGATGCCTGAAGATGAGATCGTTTTAGGGcaaacttttgctttttcttttcataaaggAATCAACAATATTTTTCCCCAAAGACGGGATCAACATAAGAAAAGCAATTCAGTTTTAGAAACTTAGGGTTGCAGTAATAAATATGTGCAagtgcctgattttttttttctgtgaatttaaaaagaacagaCAGCCCCATTGGGATGTCACTTAGTTTTACTCTACGTTGATTCACATGTTTGGCTTTTATAAGAACCCCTGATCTTTCTGACCCCTGTCtcttaatttatttgtgttttgaataGTAGTTTCTGTTGCGtctacttttttttccatcattttggTTTCATGGTTGTAGCTGCAAATGTTTTGACTCCTATTTGTTTCTCAtaggaaacaaataaattatattaatttataattgctttataaattaatgtttttgagaAACTAACTCTTATGTTCCTGATCGGTTTGTTGAAGTTGTTTAATGATCATACTGAGCGATTATATGTCAATTTCTTGTTTTTCGCCTCCTTTGAGATTTGTGCCCGtttcatttcttaattttttgtcagcttttctttcatcttaatgaatttcttaaattaaaatgtttccagtgcCTTCTCTGGCCCAGGGGCTCCTCCGTCTGGTACCGATACAACATGCACATGTTGTTGGGATATATTTATAGAATTAGTGCCTTAATGTATGTTGTTGTATGTCGATTAAAAtctagtaaaaaacaaacaaactgtgttTAAATCATGGTGCCAGTTTGCAGTGTTTCATTCTGGATAACAAAAGGTTAAATGTGAGCCGCATGTTTCTCTTCTGGGTTCTCAGACAGTCTGGACGTGATTTCACCATTTTTCCAAACAATACTAAACTCCTTAATGTTTCGCAGTGGATACAGCTTCATTTTTCCTTCTATACGCGTATAACTTTAGTGACTGTATAAAAAAGCTCCAGTTTTATCTAACTTATTTAAAAGTGGTGGTTTTAAACCCTGTTTTGGCAGTTCACCACCTTGTTAAATACTAGGATTCCCAGGCTTTTCAAGGAAGTTTcaacaatatattttcaaaaatgtacctTTAACCTGTATTAACCTTCCAAAAAGTTGCACTTTTGATACGTTagtccataaaatgtttttccaaaagtcTTTGGGGTTTCTTCAAGTTGTTTTTAGGAAATAGGAGTTGAgctttagctttgttttttggTCAGATTCAGGAGTGATTTTCAGTATTTATGCCATCTCCAGGTCTCCTTCTTATTGCATCGGGTTCTTTCGTGACCTTTTGGATGAATAGTCAATGCGTGGGTTCACCGCTCTTCCacgttttctccatttgtgctTAATGTCTGAATTATGCTCATAACTTGAGAATAATCATATTATTTACAAATTGCAAGGCATTTCCGTACCACAACATCATATAACGTAATGTTGAAAACTGTGATGAACAACGTTTTGTTTTCCTGCCTACACCTTCACAAAGGTTTGTTGAGTAAATACTAAAATTTTCTGTCCACCCACTGCTTGCCTTGAAGCAAAATAGAGGTTCAAGGTGTTTGGTTTTGTGTTGCTGTGCGAAGATGATTCGAATTCATTTATCACAAAGAGACAATACAGGTAATCTGGAGCTGAACAGGTGAGTGCAGCTATTGGTAAAAATCCACTAATGTATGGAAGTACATTTTTGCcacttgaagaaaaacaaaagccgCCGGGTATGCTGCTATAGCTAATAATAAGATTGTCATTTTGACTTCAAAAAGGATAAATATGTCACTAGCTCAAGTTTATGAGATTAAAAGCCATAATTTAAACTTTGTAAAATTACTTGAACTTTATATGCCGACCTGCCCAAA contains:
- the LOC114149947 gene encoding carbohydrate sulfotransferase 6-like isoform X2; its protein translation is MSPRFRVNFNTMIFLVVLQGAAVVLFCNWYYQLSPCDSPPRKGKVHVLLLSSWRSGSSFLGQVFSQHPSVFYLMEPGWHVWTKIEKPGARVLRMAVRDLMRSLYQCDFSVMDSYMPENYNMSTLFMFHHSRALCSPPACSLTRRSDMSNETLCQKKCDSQGLEKVEKACHTYSHVVLKETRFFELESLYPLFQDPNLDLRIVHLVRDPRAVIRSREESAKSFDVDSAIVLEQRNVPAASVQYEVMQEICRSHVRINERAILKPPPFLKEMTNQMEEWIYKVTHGKGKGSKKEAFQITSRNANEVSQAWRTLLQHSKVKRIQDLCKGAMSLLGYRTVDSEKEQKRLDIDLLVPREPYEFSWISAKSQRTGSS
- the LOC114149947 gene encoding carbohydrate sulfotransferase 6-like isoform X1, whose protein sequence is MSPRFRVNFNTMIFLVVLQGAAVVLFCNWYYQLSPCDSPPRKGKVHVLLLSSWRSGSSFLGQVFSQHPSVFYLMEPGWHVWTKIEKPGARVLRMAVRDLMRSLYQCDFSVMDSYMPENYNMSTLFMFHHSRALCSPPACSLTRRSDMSNETLCQKKCDSQGLEKVEKACHTYSHVVLKETRFFELESLYPLFQDPNLDLRIVHLVRDPRAVIRSREESAKSFDVDSAIVLEQRNVPAASVQYEVMQEICRSHVRINERAILKPPPFLKGRYKMIRYEDVARNPLKEINDIYDFVGLEMTNQMEEWIYKVTHGKGKGSKKEAFQITSRNANEVSQAWRTLLQHSKVKRIQDLCKGAMSLLGYRTVDSEKEQKRLDIDLLVPREPYEFSWISAKSQRTGSS